One Ricinus communis isolate WT05 ecotype wild-type chromosome 7, ASM1957865v1, whole genome shotgun sequence genomic region harbors:
- the LOC8289759 gene encoding mitochondrial import inner membrane translocase subunit TIM44-2 codes for MAGKKLVRDLFLSRQPLFLHLTSQQGSRTRLRLPSTLPNGKNMGYRGFGVFSEFSKKVKGEVTRSQEFQQSVKELKDKAEELKGVKEDLRIRTKETTEQLYKHVDGAWTEAEATAKKVSANVKEKISAAKEEVKETLNIGKQESSGSTKSSDKDGADVKDDKKSSSGEETDEQTGSSDNAESFFGKFKSSTPSSKLSSAFQKLKEAKVTDFVKKGYDVVKDELYGNPSKRKHLEYTPPPSFKGETSTRTDIVVLPSKQSRWNKKWEAFREKMQGHPLFKRFAGISEPVVTKSQEIAEDMRERWETSDNPIVHKIQDVSDTIFQETDAAASFKEIRRRDPSFSLMDFVAEVQEAVRPVLNAYIKGDLETLKKYCTSEVITRCEAEHKAFQSHGIFFDNKILHISEVEVRETKMMGTSPIIIVAFQTQQVHCVRDRNGAITEGGQDTIHTVYYAWAMQQVEPEELGGGAIYPIWKLREMQQLGIQALI; via the exons ATGGCGGGTAAAAAGCTTGTTCGAGACTTGTTCCTCTCTAGACAACCTCTATTTCTTCACTTAACATCTCAACAG GGTTCAAGAACGAGATTACGGTTGCCGTCGACCTTGCCCAATGGAAAAAACATGGGTTATCGTGGATTTGGTGTATTTAGTGAGTTTTCCAAGAAAGTTAAAGGAGAGGTCACTAG AAGTCAAGAATTTCAACAGTCGGTCAAGGAGCTGAAGGATAAAGCTGAAGAATTGAAAGGGGTGAAAGAGGATCTGAGAATTAG AACGAAGGAGACTACTGAACAGCTGTACAAGCATGTGGATGGAGCGTGGACAGAGGCTGAAGCTACTGCAAAAAAG GTTTCTGCAAATGTTAAAGAGAAGATTTCAGCTGCTAAAGAAGAG GTCAAAGAAACTCTGAATATTGGGAAGCAAGAGTCTTCTGGGTCCACAAAGAGTTCAGATAAAGATGGTGCTGATGTAAAAGATGATAAGAAGTCCTCATCTGGTGAAGAAACAGACGAGCAAACTGGCTCTAGTGATAATGCAGAATCtttttttggaaaatttaAGTCAAGCACACCTTCCTCAAAGCTGTCTTCAGCCTTCCAGAAATTGAAGGAAGCAAAGGTCACCGACTTTGTGAAGAAGGGGTATGATGTTGTGAAGGATGAATTATATGGTAACCCCAGTAAGAGAAAGCACCTGGAGTATACTCCTCCCCCCTCCTTCAAAGGTGAAACAAGCACAAGAACAGACATTGTTGTTCTGCCATCAAAGCAATCTCGATGGAATAAAAAGTGGGAGGCATTCAGAGAAAAG ATGCAAGGTCATCCTTTATTCAAGCGTTTTGCTGGCATTAGTGAACCGGTTGTAACAAAGAGTCAAGAG ATTGCAGAGGACATGCGGGAAAGATGGGAAACTAGTGATAATCCTATTGTTCACAAAATTCAGGA TGTTAGTGAtactatttttcaagaaactGATGCTGCTGCGTCTTTCAAGGAAATACGTCGTCGGGATCC ATCATTCTCTTTGATGGATTTTGTGGCTGAAGTTCAGGAAGCTGTTAGACCTGTCCTTAATGCTTACATAAAG GGAGATTTAGAAACTCTGAAGAAGTACTGTACTTCTGAAGTTATCACTCGTTGTGAAGCGGAGCACAAGGCTTTTCAGAGTCATggtattttttttgataacaAG ATTCTACATATATCTGAGGTGGAAGTGAGAGAGACCAAAATGATGGGAACCTCCCCGATAATTATTGTAGCG TTCCAAACGCAGCAAGTCCACTGCGTACGCGATAGAAACGGTGCGATAACTGAAGGGGGCCAG GATACAATCCACACAGTATACTATGCATGGGCTATGCAACAAGTAGAACCAGAAGAACTAGGAGGAGGTGCCATCTACCCAATATGGAAGCTAAGAGAGATGCAACAACTTGGTATCCAAGCCCTCATCTAG
- the LOC8289758 gene encoding uncharacterized protein LOC8289758, translating into MKSKSYFLVILILACFAVETASASRPAFLFTRTRGRCTAQYWSSRREAWPRMVPQTSTVSNVFGSRIFERYRSGLTLLESTARNDDENVFVGLLKQAIAALLNSYARKEFAYSAWEVKTLFIQGLVSEGAAAKLAKQFSIANEACNN; encoded by the exons ATGAAGAGCAAGTCTTATTTCCTTGTCATTCTCATTCTAGCTTGCTTTGCAGTAGAAACAGCATCAGCTTCAAGGCCTGCCTTTCTCTTTACGAGAACAAGAGGAAGATGCACTGCCCA GTACTGGAGTAGCAGGAGAGAGGCATGGCCAAGGATGGTGCCGCAGACATCAACGGTGTCTAATGTATTTGGTTCAAGAATATTTGAACGGTACAGATCTGGATTGACTTTGTTAGAATCAACGGCCAGGAATGACGATGAGAATGTGTTCGTTGGGTTGTTGAAGCAGGCAATTGCAGCACTTTTGAATTCTTATGCTAGAAAAGAATTTGCATACTCTGCTTGGGAAGTGAAGACTCTGTTTATACAAGGTTTGGTTTCGGAAGGGGCTGCTGCCAAACTTGCCAAACAGTTCTCTATTGCTAATGAGGCTTGTAATAATTAA
- the LOC8289765 gene encoding transcription factor MYB4, translated as MVRAPCCEKMGLKKGPWTPEEDQILVNYIQQYGHGNWRALPKQAGLLRCGKSCRLRWTNYLRPDIKRGNFTREEEETIIQLHEMLGNRWSAIAARLPGRTDNEIKNVWHTHLKKRLKQNQAATATPEIKRRSVDMSRVNNIDQELKAKPEFINSSNPAASEATEYRPISPHPSSSDISSVTTGDDHPNNMSMKVEPSGDFPEMDDNFWSEVLSSENSSSDSDFSSELQLQIPSSSLGNIHVGPVYYGCHTNMYDSMDFWYNLFTRAGESLELPDI; from the exons atggtGAGAGCTCCTTGCTGTGAGAAAATGGGATTAAAGAAAGGTCCCTGGACTCCTGAGGAAGATCAAATACTTGTCAATTACATTCAACAATATGGTCATGGCAATTGGAGGGCACTTCCTAAACAAGCTG GTTTACTGAGGTGTGGAAAGAGCTGCAGACTGAGATGGACAAATTACCTGAGACCTGACATTAAACGAGGCAATTTCAccagagaagaagaagaaaccaTCATTCAATTACATGAAATGCTAGGAAATAG GTGGTCAGCTATTGCAGCAAGATTACCGGGACGCACAgacaatgaaataaaaaatgtttGGCACACCCACCTGAAAAAGAGATTGAAGCAAAACCAGGCAGCTACTGCCACTCCAGAAATCAAGAGACGCTCCGTTGATATGTCAAGAGTTAATAATattgatcaagaattaaaaGCGAAACCAGAATTCATCAATTCATCAAATCCTGCGGCCTCTGAAGCCACAGAATATAGACCGATTTCGCCACACCCAAGTTCAAGTGACATTTCCTCCGTCACCACAGGTGATGATCATCCTAACAATATGTCTATGAAGGTCGAACCATCGGGTGATTTTCCTGAAATGGATGACAATTTTTGGTCAGAAGTACTGTCGAGTGAAAATTCAAGCTCGGACAGTGATTTTAGCAGTGAGCTACAGTTACAAATTCCATCTTCTTCGCTAGGAAATATTCATGTCGGACCAGTTTATTATGGCTGTCATACAAATATGTATGATAGTATGGATTTTTGGTATAATCTTTTCACAAGAGCTGGGGAATCATTAGAATTGCCAGATATTTGA
- the LOC8289764 gene encoding pre-mRNA-splicing factor SLU7-A codes for MATASVAFKSREDHRKQIELEEARKAGLAPAEVDEDGKEINPHIPQYMSSAPWYLNAEKPSLKHQRKWKADPEYTRDWYRRGVFLEKAEKYRKGACQNCGAMTHDAKSCMERPRRVGAKWTNKHIAPDENIESFELDYDGKRDRWNGYDTSNYAHVVERYEAQGAARRKYLKEQQLKKLEEKNSSQNAEEGASDEDNDEDDLRVDEAKVDESKQMDFAKVEKRVRTTGGGSTGTVRNLRIREDTAKYLLNLDVNSAHYDPKTRSMREDPLPDADPNEKFYGGDNQYRNSGQALEFKQLNIHSWEAFDKGQDIHMQAAPSQAELLYKNYKVIKEKLKTRTKDTIMEKYGNAASEEEIPRELLLGQSERQVEYDRAGRIIKGQEIVLPKSKYEEDVYINNHTTVWGSWWKDHQWGYKCCKQTVRNSYCTGAAGIKAAEAATDLMRANIARKEVKEDMPEPVEEKRVATWGTEVPDDLVLDEKLLAEALKKEKERKKEERDERKRKYNVTWNDEVTPEDMEAYRMTKVHHDDPMKNFLH; via the exons ATGGCAACAGCATCAG TTGCGTTTAAGTCTAGGGAGGACCATAGGAAGCAAATTGAATTGGAAGAAGCTCGAAAAGCAGGGCTTGCACCTGCTGAAGTTGATGAAGATGGAAAGGAGATTAATCCTCATATTCCTCAGTACATGTCCTCTGCTCCTTGGTATCTTAATGCTGAGAAGCCTAGTTTGAAACATCAACGCAAGTGGAAAGCAGACCCAGAGTATACAAGAGACTGGTATCGTAGAGGGGTTTTTCTAGAGAAAGCTGAGAAATACAGGAAGGGTGCATGCCAAAATTGTGGTGCTATGACTCATGATGCTAAGTCATGCATGGAAAGACCCAGGAGAGTTGGGGCAAAGTGGACTAATAAACACATTGCTCCTGATGAAAATATTGAATCTTTTGAGCTCGACTATGATGGTAAGCGTGACCGCTGGAATGGGTATGATACATCAAATTATGCTCATGTCGTGGAGAGATATGAAGCACAGGGAGCAGCTCGAAGGAAGTATCTCAAGGAACAACAGCTTAAGAAATTAGAAGAGAAAAACAGTAGCCAAAATGCTGAGGAGGGAGCTAGTGATGAGGACAATGATGAAGATGATTTAAGGGTAGATGAAGCTAAGGTTGATGAGAGCAAACAAATGGATTTTGCAAAGGTAGAAAAGCGTGTTCGAACAACTGGTGGTGGGAGCACAGGAACTGTTAG AAATCTGCGTATTCGGGAGGATACAgcaaaatatcttttaaatcttGATGTCAACTCTGCCCATTATGACCCCAAAACCCGGTCAATGCGTGAGGATCCCCTTCCAGATGCAGATCCAAATGAGAAATTCTATGGG GGAGATAATCAATATAGGAATAGCGGTCAAGCTTTGGAATTCAAGCAGCTGAACATCCATTCTTGGGAGGCATTTGATAAGGGTCAAGATATTCACATGCAAGCAGCTCCATCCCAAGCCGAGTTGCTATATAAGAATTATAAGGttataaaggagaaattgAAGACGCGAACAAAGGACACAATTATGGAGAAGTATGGCAATGCTGCTAGTGAAGAAGAAATTCCAAGAGAACTTTTGCTGGGACAAAGTGAAAGACAAGTTGAATATGATCGCGCTGGACGGATCATAAAGGGACAG GAGATTGTTCTTCCCAAAAGTAAGTATGAAGAAGATGTTTACATTAACAACCACACAACTGTGTGGGGTTCGTGGTGGAAGGATCATCAATGGGGTTACAAGTGCTGCAAACAGACGGTTAGAAACAGCTATTGCACAGGTGCTGCTGGAATTAAGGCTGCCGAGGCTGCAACAGATCTCATGAGGGCTAATATTGCTCGCAAAGAGGTCAAAGAAG ATATGCCAGAACCGGTGGAGGAGAAACGGGTTGCTACATGGGGAACTGAGGTTCCAGATGATTTGGTTTTGGATGAGAAGTTACTTGCTGAAGCACTTAAAAAG gagaaagagagaaagaaagaagagagagatGAAAGGAAGCGCAAGTACAATGTTACATGGAATGATGAG GTTACCCCTGAGGACATGGAAGCATACAGGATGACGAAAGTACATCATGATGACCCAATGAAGAATTTCCTCCACTAA
- the LOC8289757 gene encoding 11S globulin seed storage protein 1: MVKPILLCASLCLILLFHGSSAGSSFQQQNECQLNRLNAFEPDNRIQSEAGTIESWNPNHDQFRCAGVAVTRHTIEPRGLLLPAYSNAPQLVYIVQGRGMFGVMFPGCAETFQESQQSSSSSRQQEQHQKIRHFRRGDIIALPAGAAHWCYNDGSEPVVAVTVFDTANNANQLDRNPRNFYLAGNPEDEFQKQSRRPGEREQGRYSLSGDSERRRGPCNNVFCGMDSRLIAEAFNINEQLARKLQSENDFRGNIVRVEGDLQVTRPPRTQQEREEQEAREYEESRGRERTYNGIEETFCTMRMKENIADPSRADLFVPEVGRMSTVNSHNLPILRSLRLSASHVVLRNNAVRMPHWNTNAHSVIYAIRGQAQIQVVDENGNSVFDGNVRQGQVLTVPQNFMVVKRAESDRFEYVAFKTNDNAMTFDAAGRTSAIRAMPVEVVANAFQVSVDEARRIKFERQESTFGRSRTRSGRRDVA, from the exons ATGGTTAAGCCAATCCTGCTGTGTGCTTCTCTTTGCCTTAttcttctcttccatggctcCTCTGCTGGCTCTTCATTTCAGCAGCAAAACGAGTGCCAACTCAATAGGCTCAATGCCTTTGAACCTGATAACCGTATTCAGAGCGAAGCTGGTACAATTGAGTCATGGAATCCTAACCACGATCAGTTCCGGTGCGCTGGTGTGGCTGTAACCAGGCACACTATTGAACCCAGAGGCCTTCTGTTGCCAGCTTACAGCAATGCTCCCCAACTCGTCTATATAGTCCAAG GTAGGGGTATGTTCGGGGTCATGTTTCCTGGATGCGCTGAAACATTCCAAGAATCTCAACAATCCAGTAGCAGCAGTAGACAACAAGAGCAGCACCAAAAGATTCGTCATTTCCGCCGTGGCGATATCATTGCTTTGCCTGCAGGAGCAGCCCACTGGTGCTACAACGATGGCAGCGAACCCGTTGTTGCTGTCACTGTTTTTGACACTGCCAACAACGCTAACCAGCTCGACAGGAATCCCAGG AACTTCTATCTAGCCGGTAATCCAGAAGATGAATTCCAGAAACAATCCAGACGCCCAGGTGAGCGTGAACAGGGACGATATTCCCTTAGCGGTGACAGCGAGCGACGACGGGGACCTTGCAACAATGTATTCTGTGGAATGGACTCAAGGCTCATCGCTGAAGCTTTCAACATCAACGAGCAATTGGCTAGAAAGCTTCAAAGCGAGAATGACTTCAGAGGCAACATAGTGCGGGTGGAAGGTGATCTTCAGGTAACGAGGCCACCAAGGACTCAACAAGAGAGAGAGGAGCAAGAAGCGCGTGAATATGAAGAAAGCAGAGGACGTGAAAGAACTTACAATGGCATTGAGGAGACCTTCTGCACCATGAGGATGAAGGAAAACATTGCTGATCCCTCACGCGCTGATCTGTTCGTCCCTGAAGTTGGTCGTATGAGCACCGTCAATAGCCATAACCTTCCCATTCTTCGGAGCCTCCGACTCAGTGCTTCCCATGTTGTCCTCCGCAAt AATGCTGTTAGAATGCCCCACTGGAACACGAATGCCCACAGTGTAATATACGCCATAAGAGGTCAAGCACAGATTCAGGTTGTTGATGAAAATGGCAACAGTGTCTTTGACGGCAACGTAAGGCAAGGACAGGTTTTGACAGTACCACAAAACTTCATGGTAGTTAAAAGGGCAGAGAGTGATAGATTCGAGTATGTTGCCTTCAAAACCAACGATAACGCCATGACTTTCGATGCTGCTGGGCGCACTTCTGCTATTAGAGCCATGCCAGTAGAGGTCGTAGCCAACGCATTTCAGGTGTCGGTGGACGAAGCCAGGAGGATCAAGTTCGAGAGGCAGGAGTCCACTTTTGGTAGGTCCAGGACTCGCTCAGGAAGACGAGATGTTGCTTAA
- the LOC8289763 gene encoding uncharacterized protein LOC8289763 — MSCLNLRIPPARKAWKSFTSKLQNKLHKLNKSKAIKKPKNRFNPPPTKAIVRDHNRKNLLRSSSSAFPFKRRRNHLFLQKKSAPVYVDKLFRDPVADVLAVDFPPTAKAMKIVDKQVFTVAESAASKEERKGDEGAPVPAAADDMWESLGFASPLMRGIDERAEQFIASFRAEMEVQEIMASDLYVENASL; from the coding sequence ATGTCTTGCTTAAACCTTAGGATTCCACCTGCCAGGAAGGCATGGAAGAGCTTCACCTCTAAACTGCAAAACAAACTTCATAAACTGAACAAGTCCAAGGCTATcaagaaacccaagaacaggTTCAATCCTCCGCCAACAAAAGCTATTGTACGTGACCATAACAGGAAAAACCTACTTCGGTCGTCTAGTTCTGCTTTTCCCTTCAAAAGACGACGAAACCACTTGTTTTTGCAGAAAAAGAGTGCGCCTGTGTATGTTGATAAGCTGTTCCGAGATCCTGTTGCTGATGTGCTGGCGGTAGACTTTCCACCAACAGCTAAGGCTATGAAGATTGTTGATAAACAGGTTTTCACAGTAGCAGAATCAGCTGCAAGCAAGGAAGAGAGGAAAGGAGACGAAGGAGCTCCTGTCCCTGCGGCTGCGGATGATATGTGGGAGTCATTAGGTTTTGCATCTCCTCTTATGAGAGGAATAGATGAAAGGGCTGAGCAATTTATTGCAAGTTTCCGGGCAGAGATGGAAGTTCAGGAGATTATGGCAAGTGATTTGTACGTAGAAAATGCTAGTTTGTag
- the LOC125370652 gene encoding LRR receptor-like serine/threonine-protein kinase FLS2, whose protein sequence is MDVNFAWILLILEALANWTEAYHHCNWSGVVCDPPSNRVISISTAEKQLQGQISPFLGNLCALQGPIPSELGNLQNLQYVHLGANLSNGNNSESICNCTFLQSFGVDSNNLTGSIPRNVRNSVNWQVFVSGVIPKEIGNLSNLEVLELFGNSLVGEIPSELGSCKNLGRYPFVSVRTEVFKVLKLACCWVLVLWLGIHGLWIYELQEKVLISRDL, encoded by the exons ATGGACGTTAATTTTGCTTGGATTCTCTTGAT tttagaaGCACTTGCTAATTGGACTGAAGCATACCATCACTGCAACTGGTCTGGCGTTGTCTGTGACCCTCCTTCGAATCGTGTCATTTCGATATCTACTGCTGAGAAGCAGCTTCAGGGCCAGATATCTCCGTTTCTTGGAAATCTCTGTGCCCTGCAgg GTCCAATTCCATCAGAACTAGGAAACCTTCAAAATCTGCAGTATGTACATTTAGGAGCTAATTTGTCGAATGGAAACAATTCTGAAAGTATTTGTAATTGCACCTTTTTGCAATCTTTCGGCGTTGATTCTAACAATCTGACTGGCAGTATACCCAGAAACGTTAGGAACTCAGTTAATTGGCAAGTTTTTGTG AGTGGGGTAATACCTAAAGAGATAGGGAACTTATCCAACTTGGAggttcttgagttgtttgggAATTCCCTTGTTGGGGAAATCCCTTCTGAACTAGGTAGCTGCAAGAATCTTGGCAGGTATCCCTTTGTTAGTGTGAGAACTGAAGTGTTTAAGGTGTTGAAACTTGCTTGTTGTTGGGTACTTGTGTTGTGGTTAGGCATTCATGGGCTTTGGATTTATGAGTTGCAGGAGAAGGTCCTGATCTCAAGAGATC